The window CCGGACGTTCGTCTGTACGTTCTTTTTAACGAATGATGTTcccccgttagccgcagacagtgaacgttcgttcgttagcctgttcgttagtttttctttttctagggCTTTTCCACAAttatttcgatcgtgatttctgccttaattttcgttttagtttaacttttcgctcgtttatcggaatcaggccatGTATATATAGTCGGTTTAGTTGTGGTCTGCTAAATCCTTATGCGCCTTAAAAAACAGTGTTTAATTTGCAGAGCCTCACGTGTTTCAAGTATGAATAAGAACTACAAACTCTTTTTGTGCGATTCAAACACATTTCTAGAGTTTTTATTTCTTAGTACATATTGTCTAAAGGAACATTTGCCCAGAGAGAGAGAAGCATACCCATCTCTCATTATGATTATTATTAAAAGGTATTAAATTCGAAATAGAAAATTTCATTTACTTGAAGCACTTGAAGAAAGAGAACATAGACATACTTTTATGCAATGCTCATTTAACCTGTGAAGGACTATGCAATGCTCATTTAACCTATGAAGGACAAAAATATTTCACCGTCTGTGAATGATGAACTAAACTAAACAAAAAATATATGCAGTAAATTCATTCAAAGTAGAAAAGAGATCTTACATCAAATAAGGCATTACAACAAACATGGTGTTATCTTTGTAAAAGAAATTACATCATTAGAAGAGAAAAGGGAGGAAAACCAAACATGAGATTGAGATTAATACATCTAGGAGGAGGTCGTAGACATCACTGTGATCATTTTGCGGCCTGGGGAGCAAAGGATCCATGGTTTTTATATGCCTTGTCCGGCTGCTGGAGTAGATGACATGGAAACGTCGTCTCTACCATCTCGATGGCTTAGACCCAGGGGGCCGGATGTTCATCTCGGCCCTCCCCAGCTTCCATTAATGGATTTTTATAGTCAGAGTTAAAGACTGAGAGGCCCTATGCATGTTCAAAGATGCGAGTAGCATATCCAATACaaatcaagaaaaagaaaagagaagaccaCAAACATCACAAAAACACAATTTTCACAAATTATCTCTATTGTAAAATTGAGGGAGTAACTCACTATTCGAGAGATCTGGCCATTGACAATTCAGTTATAATTATCAAAGAGAAATGTAAATTGCTAGCTTAATTACATCATTCTTCACATAAGCTTCTTACTGAGGAAATTTCTTGACTGGAAGGTCACATTTCAAGCCATTGCACTTCTAAAACCTAGCCCTACTATCATTTAAATTGCAAATTAATCATCAATAATGCACAATAATTTATGACCCACAAATGATTTGGAGCCTAAGGAGGAGAAAATATCAATGCAAATAAATGCACATGTAGTAAGATGTATTGCAATAGTGGTATTACTTGAATTTTTAAGCCGACCAACAAAATCAGATCAATCATGCATAGTACACAAAAGAGACAAAGCTTTAACCATAATTGGTGCTTAACCTTCTTGCTCCTGGTAATGATTTTGGCCATGAAGGCATCAGAGTAAGGGGAGGAAGAATGGGACGGCGCCTGCCGGAAGTTGTCGATGGGTGTTGACGGCCTGGCCAAGCCATCTCCCTCCACGATAGGTGGCAGTCGGTGGAGAGGTGTAAATATGACGAGATGTGAAAATAAGCTCGAGGAAATTAATATGGACCAGCAAACTGACAAAAGCAGAATATAACATAATTATATTGCAGAGTGTACTAACATAATTATATTCCAGATTAAACTAATGGCACAACAATTTACAGGGTTAGAATGCAGTGCACATATATATCTCAGTGGCGCAAAAACTATTTAGCCAACTTCACTAACAATGCAGAAATTGGCTTCAGTGTACTAACATAGTTATTTTGGATATAAGCAATCAACCACGAATTTAACATCAGAGATATCTGACCATTTTAAGTAACAAAAAAAGAGCCCAATAGCAGCACAACATGGAGCTGCATTAACCAGCCCCTTTTAAAGAAAGGCTTTAGGATCACAAGTTGTGTAGTTGATCAACTTGGAAATATAAAAGAATTTACTTCAAATCAGTACAACACCACCGACAAATGCGATGTGATAAGAAAGCAATGAACATATACACTGCTCCACACTTAATTTTGTATGTAAAGAGAAAGCCATGCCAGATGATTTTTTTGGATCACAGAAAGCCATCCTGAATACATCTGAATGATATAATCAATTTTCGAAATGTTTGGCAGGCACAAGAAAAACACACGAGTAAAAATAATAATATATGATTGGTATCTGCATTTGATCCACCTGGGTACATGTACATCCTAAAAGCAACAAGACAAGCTATCATCCAACCTCATGTGCAGCTTATCACATGGTACACAGAACTTCACAAATTATCAGGACATCAATCAAGTATTAAAATGCATGAGCAAGTAGATAAACTTACCCCAGAACTTGTTTCCCAAAGTACTTACAACACGGTGACCACAATATAAAGCCGGTGACCTGTACTGATCTGCAGGACTACATCATTGTAATTTGTTCAAACCAGCACCTAAATTCCACACATTGCCTCACTACATGCAGGTGAAAAGGCATAAACCAGAACGCAACTGAACAAGTGATAACAAGATTGGCATACCTACTTTGGAACTTGTATGCAGAGCTGGGGAAATGAGAAAGTTGGAGGTAGTGTTATTGTGGAAATCCACATAGACCTGAAAAGAAGTTAGTCAACCAATTAGATAAAAGACCTTGTTTTGAGTATACGTGCACTTAAACCTTTCATTAACAATTGTTTTGTTGCTCGTCTGCACCATATGAACCCAAAGTAAGTTTTCCCTTTTACTTTTGTTTTTTATGCAAATGTGTAACAGAGAGAGGGTCTGAAAAGAGAGATAGTTCAGAGTAAAGAGAGCACGGAAGGGAAGGGGAAATTGATGCGTGAGAGAATTAAATGACCAATAGTTCTGTACATTCAGCAAGATATAGATGACAACATTTTATGAAAAGAAATCACACGATCCTATAGAGCGCAATAAAACCATTCCTAACTCAGTTTAGTATAAAAGTACTACACTACTAAAGGAGAGCTAGTTCTCACATAGGAAGAAAATAAGATCAATCACGCAGGGTCCGACATTCATATAGATACCGAAATATGTATACAACATCACTACACTTGCAAGGTAACTCTAAAGCATGCACATGCCACATCATATAACTGTTCGAAACTTGAACGGCTTTTATTTCTGAATTATAACTGAATCCAATTGTAAATATGTTACAACATTCAACAAAGATTGCCAATTCTATACGTCAGATGTACCAAAAGCTGTGTCCATTTTACTCTGCTCATGTTTCTATAAAAATTCATATGGCTCTGAAAAGAAAAATAGCAATGTTAAATGAATATTTTGGATGTTTATCATACGAGCCATGTCAATAAGGACCTTTAAAATATTCTAAGCTTGCAATAATCTTTCAGCCCAAAATCACTATCAAGCTGCAAATAAGCATGAACATACAAAGCGGCAGTCAGTCAGGCACCTGAAACGGCGAGCTTCCCAAGAAGTTTCCGGCATACTGGTAAGCACAAATGCCTAGGAAGCGGTAGTCAGTTAGGCACCTGAATAAGATCAAGCTTCAGAAGAAGTTTCCGTTGTGCAAAATGTCTCTGAGCATCACACAATCATGTGTACAACATCTTCTGATCCTGCAATCGATAATATTCTGCAGATTGCATCAAAACCTTTCTCGGTGATTAATAggctggatagagcgattgccaaagGTAGCACTtacgcataaaaggaaataaatggAGGAAAACGACATGAATTTCTTCAGCCTGAGCAAACACTCCAAACAAATTCCAATAACACATAGTAGTAAATCGTCCACATGGGAGCTTCATCAGGCAAGCAACCTAGCTAACAAATATTTATTGCATCCCTACTATGTGGTCGTACATGAAGCATCAAGAACACACGTGCAAAAATATAATTCTAATTGAATTTAGCTTTCAGTTGGCATTCCCTCAAACAGTTAAGTGCACCTATTATTATTTGGCTGACAAAAATATGAACACCAAACATGCCATCATCGTTAAGCAATTCAAGGATGTCTATGAATTGGACATGAAATATTTGGAGCATGGAATAAAAAACAACCCACTGTCTTCTGGTGTAGATGCACAATAGATGCACTCCTTCAAATAGAGATCAATTTTCAGCTGAAATAATAGATGCACTCTTTCAAATATGCATCATAGTAGGTCCTACAAAAATCACGAAAAATTAGAGGATGCGACTTGACTGCCTTCTATATCATTTGGAGGACAAAAGAAGCTAGAAAAATTGTGATGAACCACCAATCCCTGTTAAAAGTAACTATCATTCCCCTGTGATATATGGATATATCAAtcaagagagggggggggggggttatcccAGGAAACACTTTGCAAACATAAGCTTTTAAACTGGTAGTTAACTTACTGTCAACATGTAAGGTTGCCTCATTTCTGAAAAACACAAATCCACCCTAAattttcacatgaataaaatgtagattttaaaaatgtttattatttagaTTTGTAACCTATCCAGCAAAATCATCAATCGTGCATTCAAAATCTGTAGGTAAATAAAAGAATGGGAAATTTTCACCACAAATCTCATCTAGCCATAACAAATCTTAACATCAGAATAAAAGAACAAAGGGAAGAAAAATCACCTTGATCTTCTTCAACTGTTTAGTTAAATTCTTATTCTTCCCTTCATCCTCAGATCTGCACACGTAATGGTTAAAAAACTAATATATTAGTAAGTTTAAACATTAGctatgggaatggaggaagtaagaGAAAAAGTGAGAGGAGAGCACCTTGGCAAGACTCTTGAGGAATTGCTTAGCAAAAAATTGAAGCCGGCAACCATGACCTCAGCCTTCAACTCCTTGCGAAGACCCTGCAGCCATCACAATCATTCATGACACAAAGAGGGGAAACAGACACCTCAACAAGATTCTTGAGGAAGTGCTCAACCAAAATTTGAAGCTGGCAACCCACGACCTTGATCCTCCACTCCTCGTGGCGCCCCTGCAGCCAACACAATCATCATGAGACAATGTCTGGTATCTTCTTGTAGGAAATGGAAAAAGCAAAGAAACAAATAGGAGATGCAATTGCCAATAAGACTATACTCACTTTCAAATGATCTGAAACAAGAAAAATTTGCAAGGGGCGTGAAGGGGAGAAGGATTGAGAGAAGCTCACCTTGACAACTTCGAAGCTCCTCCCATGCGGACCATCTTCAGCCGTCAGGATCTCATCCATGAAGATGCTGCTTTTCCCTATGGCCGGCCTCTCCTCCACCCTGTGAGGCATCCGCTGCCCGGTCTTCGGGCCTCGCTACTCCACTCCACACCGCTGGCCTCttggccctcccctgctctctccaatCCGACACCATGCCTGGATCGGCCGAGGCGGAAAATATCCCGTGCCTTCTCTCATGTGCTCTCCCCTCCCTCGATCCCCTTCTTCCCTCCAGTCGCTCTCTCAGTTTTCGATCTGGAGCGGGAGGGACCGACGGAGCCATCCAATGGCGGTGGCTGCGGCGGTGGAGGCAGCGCCGACATGGGCCTGACACGACCACGCAGCAGTCAGACAGGGGAGGAAGAAAGGTTGCAAGGTGGATCTGGTGGCGGTGATGCCGGGGCTTGAGGCAGAGAGGCGCTAGTCGCTGGGCCTCGCCGTCGGCCTCCTTTTTATCTTCCTTCTTTCTCTCCCTCGTTGTCCTCGTTTGCCACTCTTCGTCGCCCTTTGCCTGCAGGTCGGTGCTGTGGTGGGGATCCgggaaggaggagggggcggaAGGGAGGAATGGTGCGGCGGCTGTGAGAAGGAGCAGGTGGCTGTGGATGGTGGTTCGGTTACTGTGGGGATCGAGGGAAACGGGTgctagggtttgggcggcggcTGGCACGGGACTGAGGCGAGGAAGGAATTGGGCGATTGGTTGCGGAACACGCGGAGTGGATTGGCCAAAATCTCCTGCACGCGGGCATGGCTGACCCAGTCAATGAACGCCCAAAACGAGCCCATCCATCATAGGCGAGTGGAAATGACCGCGAGGTGAAAATCGAATTTGACTTTTGTGAAGATCCAACGGCTCAAGCGAGTTAGAATGCATATCGGACGACCAATGAAGGACCAATCGGGGGAGCCTCCTAGAGGTGAGTTGGCTAGCCTCATTATTGTTTtaaatgtaatttttatttttgaaattgagtctccatcctctcttataaaagcaccaactaggaggcaatatgatcgtacttaagtattgggtgtagctaatattcgagtgtgtttcatgaatggatcaatgtttgagcatcatgggctagggataacttgttttagcattgatattttgaaagacatggttgcttgttaatatgcttgagtatttaaattattcaaaactaaactattgctttgaatcacataaaagtctaaATGTCCAtgatataaagaaaagaatatgatatgacatgataaacaacactccacatcaaaaattctgtttttatcacttacctactcgaggacgagtaggagttaagcatggagatgttgatacatctccaacgtatctataatttttgattattccatgttgttttattatcaatcttggatgttttataatcattgtaTAGTAATTTTATatctactaacctattgacatagtgccaagtgccagttgctgttttctgcatgttttttacatcacaggaaatcaatatcagacggagtccaaatgccacgaaactttacgatgattttttatggatcaaaaggaagaagttgggccctggttgcacctggggggagtcccgaggaaggACAACCCACCAggtcgcgccaggaggcccagacgcgCCCCGGTGGGCTGTGCcttcctcgggtgccccccggaccgcacctttgctctataaataccccaatattctagaagcccaaggggagtcgatgaaatattcatcaagCCACCACagattccagaaccaccagatccaatctagacaccatcacagaggggttcaccacttccattggtgcctctccgatgatgcatgagtagttctttgtagaccttcgggtccgtaattagtagatagatggctttctctctctcgctgaactatcaatacaatggtctcttggagatccatatgatgtaactctttttgcggtgtgtttgttgggatccgatgaattttgagtttatgatcagttatatctttttatatccatgaaagttatttctgtttcttcgatctcttatatgcacgatatcttatagccttgtatttgttCTCCGgtatttggattttgtttggccaacttgatctatttatcttgcaattggaagaggtgcccggtagtgggttcgatcttacggtgcttgatcccagtgacagaaagggaaccgacacgtatgtatcgttgctactaaggataaaaatatgggatctatatctacgcaatagataaacggatcttctctacatcatgtcatcgttcttattgcattactctgtttttccatgaacttaatacactagatgcatgctggatagcggtcgatgtgtggagtgatagtaggagatgcaggcaggagtcggtctactaatcttggacgtgatgcctatgtaatgatcattgcatgaatatcgtcatgattatttgaagttctatcaattgcccaacagtaatttgtttacccgctatttgctatctttctcgagagaagccactagtgaaacctacggcccccgggtcttctttctcatatattttccttgcgatctactttttccttgcgtttattttcagatctattaaacaaaaaatacaaaaataccttgctccaatttattcttatttattttatttggcgtttgatctatcaatctactacaaatttacctcacgtcctttgcctatcttgaggcgtcataccccaaaagggattgacaacccctttaacacgtcggggttagaggtgttgttatttgtgtgcaggggctatttatgttgtgttgcttggttctcctactggttcaataaccttggtttcatatctgagggaaatacctaccgccgctctgttgcatcatcccttcctctttgggggaatatcgacgtagcttcaagcaacatcaagCGCGGCCACCCCCCAGACGCGCCCAGATAACTTATGGGGCCCACGTggctccgctgaccctaatctCAAGTCTATAAATACCGTCTCcccgagaaaaaaaataagagaagaagtttcatcgtgttttacaatacaaTGCTGCCACCATCTCCTGTTctcattgggaggccagatatgGAGTCTgtacgaggctccggagagggggattcgtcgccatcatcatcaccaatgcttcttcatcaccaatttcatggtgctcactatcgttgtcaaaaccggcggatcttaggtaggggttcctgagctgtggatcttggatcaatggggaacaagggacgaaggagacgatgtttacccatgttcgggccctctcgaagaggtaaaaccctatgtcctgcttgattatattgaattGAATAGGATgattacagagtcgatctaccacgagatcagatgaactaaatCCTAGGTGAGTAGGATGTTCGTTCTTCTTCTTAGCCTCTACACACTaaaccctatggtttatatagacactaggggtgctagggttacacatggtcggttacaacAAGGGAATAAACATGACGATTCTACCatcttgacttggaggacacaccaaggcTTCAAAGATCTCCTGTCCGGACATGGAGTCGCGTCATAGCTCGACCTTCTAGTATTTGTAGAGCTGCCCACCTATCCAGCCCATAAGATATAAGCTggcagcccgaggaccccttagtccaggactccctcagtagccctcgaaccaaTCTTCGGAGACGAGGCGTGTGCGGGATTCATCAGCTCCGCAGAACAGTTCCTTCCTTCCTCGCTTTCACATCAGGTTAGCAGTCCTCCTCAGCCAAATCTTCAAGGGTACCTCACCCAAGTTCGGCCATGCATTATCTAGATTATGTCCTGATTCAGAATTATGAATATTACTTAGCCTCGAAGGCCAACTGCTCAAGTATGAATAGTGCCCTCGCCTGACAACTTTTGGCGAAAGGATACAGCCAACCACAAACACTGACTCATCGTGAAAACTCCATTCGTGGTTCGAGGCAGCTCCTCCATTGGCATGTCCCGACAAGAtggagattgtcggtgtcaaaaccagcggatctcgggtagggggtcccgaactgtgcgtctaggcggatggtaacaggagacaagggacacgatgttttacccaggttcgggccctctcgatggaggtaaaaccctatgtcctgctcaattaatattgatgatgtgtgttacaagagtggatctaccacgagatcaaggaggctaaaccctagaagctagcctatggtatgattgttgtccgttctatggactaaagccatcgggtttatatagacaccggagagggctagggttacacaaagtcggttacaatggtaggagatctacatatccgtatcgccaagcttgccttccacgccaaggaaagtcccatccggacacgggacgaagtcttcaatctcgtatcttcataatcttggagtccggccgaccatgatagttcggctatccggacaccccctagtcctggactccctcagtagccccccgaaccgggcttcagtgacgacgagtctggcgcgtatattgtcttcggcgttgcaaggcgggttctccttcaaacttcatgttcctgtcgaatagtgtccggcttccttataaatgttgcgctccttggcttctacgcccaataatggccttcttccacgtgtcgtatgaatgcgaaaagctagggtatttttacattttaccccctaaccgtgcgaacgagccgcctataagagaggcgaggatctagatccagctcacaccatcctccatccgcaagttctcatcaaagcgcctctgacaaaaatccattccatcatggatagtcgacgcggctcctcctctcgtgctcctagccctaagccaggagattgggggagatgctcagttccacacagcgagctagtggcgctccaaaccaagggatatcttcccccagctttcatggttctggttcgagccggactggccaccttcaggggtggaaagcaggcggagagcgtccccaacccttccaaaggagagcgggtatgcttcgtcccctatctaataaggggactcggatttcccatacatccgtttctccgggggctcctggagttctacggactccagcttcaccacctcacacttgcctccattttgcacatcgcgggctttgtagctctttgcgagctgttcctgggcatcgagccccattttgcgctgtggaagagattgttttgcctcgtaccccgttcttacgaggggtcgatatatcaagtgggcggagccgaaatatggcgcatcgccgggaccggatatctatccggcaccccgaagaaggcgttcgaagactggccttcggaatggttctacatggaggacgcccctctgccggctccagttcggatcggcctcccggagttcagcaatgctcccttgaagaaacgcctgagttggcgcccacggagccctcaacggaaggatgatgggagcgtccattatctgatgggccggattaggttactggcccactccggattgaccatgattggaatcatggccacgtgcattatgcgaggtgtgcagccactccaatataggggccaccctatgtgggatttcaacgaggaAGATGacaccacccgtcatggccgcagagggccgggctcgacagccgatctggcaaagatcctgtccggcttgtacaagggggaggaggaggacttcctccgcacgaatccattgaatggattctccatgaataaccctcggagctgggtaagcggacgtttatctacccaatccatacttccaaagtcaagtatcttacttcatgatttcgacgcaggagctgcctgggacgtggagggcatacaaagcctaactccacaacccgaggatccggaacgatcccttgatccagcctccgaagaggatccggacataaaggtggagctgatcgatggggtgttccaccaacttagcatggataatgccctagtcgccattacggctgactaccccggtttgtttccggcctcccaggtgactacgaccgaggtcctgacaccatcatttgatccatgctcaattctgaccatccaatACTGATGGtgtatcgcaggaggtgcctttgaggcgggaagccgaacctgcggcggctgaccaggaagggtcagttcggcccagcaggcggaagaggagtgcgatgcaaatcgaaacgtcgccgcaacggtacggtgcaccgttgtttttaagggaaggatccctaggaggtatattaatgctc is drawn from Triticum dicoccoides isolate Atlit2015 ecotype Zavitan chromosome 6B, WEW_v2.0, whole genome shotgun sequence and contains these coding sequences:
- the LOC119320322 gene encoding uncharacterized protein LOC119320322 isoform X1 — translated: MPHRVEERPAIGKSSIFMDEILTAEDGPHGRSFEVVKGRHEEWRIKGLRKELKAEVMVAGFNFLLSNSSRVLPRSEDEGKNKNLTKQLKKIKLKIDLYLKECIYCASTPEDSGLFFIPCSKYFMSNS
- the LOC119320322 gene encoding uncharacterized protein LOC119320322 isoform X2, yielding MPHRVEERPAIGKSSIFMDEILTAEDGPHGRSFEVVKGRHEEWRIKGLRKELKAEVMVAGFNFLLSNSSRVLPRSEDEGKNKNLTKQLKKIKDLL